The following are from one region of the Candidatus Microthrix parvicella Bio17-1 genome:
- a CDS encoding pentapeptide repeat-containing protein, whose amino-acid sequence MKPVGVHFRVVVGIAIPMLFVVGCSSSEDEGASEVSGAADVEASQAQGEDAPKPDLRVPIAERMKCPDGLRVLARDDVVGVDVNENPTYLECADISGMDLSGLNLIGSTRGVYMLSTDMSDANLSEARMSGANMHGANLSGADLTGTDLAEAFLDNVDFTGTDLSTTSLSGVEWTPGNDPIWPVGFDAPVNSYDR is encoded by the coding sequence ATGAAACCGGTAGGTGTGCATTTCCGGGTGGTTGTAGGCATCGCGATCCCGATGCTGTTCGTAGTCGGTTGCTCGTCCAGCGAAGACGAAGGTGCCTCAGAAGTCTCAGGGGCCGCTGACGTCGAGGCAAGCCAGGCACAAGGCGAGGACGCCCCAAAACCTGACCTGCGGGTGCCCATAGCTGAGAGAATGAAGTGCCCGGATGGTCTCAGGGTGCTGGCGAGAGACGACGTCGTCGGAGTCGATGTTAATGAGAACCCCACCTACCTTGAGTGTGCGGACATATCCGGCATGGATCTATCAGGCCTGAACCTGATCGGTAGCACGCGTGGGGTATATATGCTCAGCACCGACATGTCGGATGCGAATCTGAGCGAAGCTCGCATGTCTGGCGCAAATATGCATGGAGCAAACCTGAGCGGAGCGGACCTGACTGGCACCGACCTGGCCGAGGCCTTTCTCGATAACGTCGATTTCACAGGTACAGATCTGAGTACGACCAGCCTTTCAGGGGTGGAATGGACCCCTGGTAATGATCCCATCTGGCCGGTCGG